In Iodobacter fluviatilis, one DNA window encodes the following:
- a CDS encoding proton-translocating transhydrogenase family protein: MSIESLAASAVAEASSHALAADPFIGSLTIFILAIFVGYHVVWNVTPALHTPLMAVTNAISGIIVVGAMLQVVDINAQEISVTSVLGAVAIFLASINIFGGFLVTQRMLAMFKRKGK; encoded by the coding sequence ATGTCGATTGAATCTTTAGCCGCCTCTGCTGTTGCAGAGGCCAGCAGCCACGCGCTGGCTGCCGACCCATTTATTGGCAGCCTGACTATTTTTATTCTGGCGATTTTTGTGGGTTATCACGTGGTCTGGAATGTCACCCCTGCCCTACATACCCCCCTGATGGCCGTCACCAACGCGATCAGCGGCATTATTGTGGTGGGTGCCATGCTGCAAGTCGTGGATATCAATGCCCAGGAAATCAGCGTAACCAGTGTGCTGGGCGCTGTAGCCATTTTTCTGGCCAGCATTAATATATTTGGCGGCTTTTTAGTCACGCAACGCATGCTGGCGATGTTTAAAAGGAAGGGCAAATAA
- a CDS encoding LysR family transcriptional regulator: MALNIDDLQLLIDIVACGSFSQAAARRGWSQPQVSQRVGLLEADLGAQLFQRHRRGAIPTAACLSFLPAVQEALATLEAGRTAIQGAPALPRMTLACMPSLASVVFGPILVALAKAPMEIRCSTDHSQTIMENLLSSKAQFGFILKCPAVAGIQMERIWRSPIIAVVHKRHPLAKSGALTLADIANEQLAPQFWGDGCDQLINQLRSLRSASGPIHAIQPSSAAREMAMEHGFLTFMPEVAVKRDLREGRLIKLAISDLPLWEWEVMMAWRSGKRSDVSKQQVIDTVRAMAADWA; this comes from the coding sequence ATGGCTCTGAATATTGATGACTTGCAATTGCTGATCGATATTGTGGCGTGTGGCAGCTTTAGTCAGGCAGCGGCAAGGCGTGGCTGGTCTCAGCCTCAGGTTAGCCAGCGAGTTGGCTTGCTGGAGGCGGATCTAGGCGCGCAATTATTTCAGCGCCACCGCCGAGGCGCGATTCCAACGGCGGCCTGCTTGTCTTTTTTGCCCGCCGTACAAGAAGCGCTCGCCACGCTAGAAGCGGGCAGAACCGCGATTCAAGGCGCACCCGCCCTGCCAAGAATGACGCTGGCCTGTATGCCCTCTTTAGCTTCCGTGGTGTTTGGCCCTATCTTGGTGGCCCTTGCCAAAGCGCCGATGGAAATCCGCTGCAGCACCGATCACTCGCAAACCATTATGGAAAACCTGCTCAGCAGCAAGGCACAGTTCGGCTTTATTCTTAAATGCCCCGCCGTAGCAGGTATTCAAATGGAACGCATTTGGCGATCGCCGATTATTGCCGTGGTGCATAAACGCCACCCGCTCGCTAAATCTGGCGCGCTGACACTGGCCGATATTGCCAACGAGCAGCTAGCACCGCAGTTTTGGGGAGACGGCTGTGATCAGCTGATCAATCAGCTGCGCAGCTTACGCAGTGCCAGCGGCCCGATTCATGCCATCCAGCCCTCCAGCGCTGCGCGAGAAATGGCGATGGAACACGGCTTTTTAACGTTTATGCCAGAAGTGGCCGTCAAACGGGATTTACGCGAAGGGCGGCTGATTAAGCTCGCCATCAGTGATTTACCGCTTTGGGAATGGGAGGTGATGATGGCTTGGCGCAGCGGCAAGCGTAGCGATGTAAGTAAGCAACAGGTGATTGATACGGTAAGAGCGATGGCGGCGGATTGGGCTTAG
- a CDS encoding NAD(P)(+) transhydrogenase (Re/Si-specific) subunit beta, with amino-acid sequence MQNLTAILYLVSAVLFILSLKGLSSPVSARRGNLFGMLGMAIAVVTSFFVADKPVVWLILAAMSAGAVVGAYKARTVAMTAMPELVAAMHSLVGLSAVLIAIAAIFHLGVSHGSMQKIELFIGAFIGAITFSASVIAYGKLSGKFGARAINFKGQHGLNLVLALTMLGFGAMYVLADSQSSFLMMVGIALALGVLLIIPIGGADMPVVVSMLNSYSGWAAAGIGFTLNNPVLIIAGACVGASGAILSYIMCKAMNRSIISVLLGGFGAAVAAEGPAGSAQKNYRSGSADDAAFLMENAEKVIIVPGYGLAVSRAQHALQELSDLLTARGVDVRYAIHPVAGRMPGHMNVLLAEAEVPYDKVVEMEEINSEFSTADVVLIIGANDVVNPAAKNDPASPIYGMPILEAYKAKTVMVVKRSMNAGYAGLDNDLFYMDRTMMVFGDAKKVVEQMLQAVH; translated from the coding sequence ATGCAAAACTTAACTGCCATTCTTTATTTGGTTTCGGCTGTGCTGTTTATTTTGTCGCTTAAAGGCCTGTCGTCACCTGTTTCGGCCCGGCGTGGCAATTTATTTGGCATGCTCGGTATGGCCATTGCCGTTGTTACCTCATTTTTTGTAGCGGATAAGCCCGTCGTCTGGCTGATTTTAGCCGCCATGTCGGCCGGTGCCGTAGTCGGTGCTTACAAAGCAAGGACCGTAGCCATGACCGCCATGCCTGAGCTGGTGGCGGCCATGCATTCGCTGGTTGGCCTTTCTGCCGTGCTCATTGCCATTGCTGCTATTTTTCATCTGGGCGTCAGCCACGGCAGCATGCAAAAAATTGAGCTTTTCATTGGTGCATTTATCGGTGCGATCACCTTTAGCGCATCAGTGATTGCCTATGGCAAGCTTTCAGGCAAATTTGGCGCAAGGGCGATTAACTTTAAGGGCCAGCACGGTTTAAATCTGGTACTTGCCCTTACCATGCTGGGTTTTGGCGCAATGTATGTGCTTGCAGACAGCCAGTCGTCTTTTCTGATGATGGTTGGCATTGCACTCGCTCTTGGTGTGCTGCTGATTATTCCCATTGGTGGTGCAGATATGCCGGTCGTGGTGTCGATGCTGAATTCTTATTCAGGCTGGGCAGCGGCAGGAATTGGTTTTACGCTGAATAATCCGGTGTTGATTATTGCCGGTGCCTGCGTTGGCGCATCCGGGGCGATTTTGTCCTACATCATGTGTAAAGCCATGAATCGCTCGATTATCTCGGTACTTTTAGGTGGCTTTGGTGCAGCGGTTGCAGCGGAAGGCCCAGCCGGATCGGCGCAGAAAAACTACCGCTCCGGCAGTGCAGACGATGCTGCATTTTTAATGGAAAACGCAGAAAAAGTCATCATAGTGCCCGGCTACGGTCTTGCCGTTTCCCGCGCCCAGCATGCCTTGCAAGAGCTGAGTGATTTACTGACTGCGCGCGGCGTGGACGTTCGCTACGCCATTCACCCTGTAGCGGGCCGTATGCCGGGGCATATGAATGTGCTGCTGGCCGAAGCCGAAGTGCCTTACGACAAAGTGGTGGAGATGGAGGAAATCAACAGCGAGTTTTCCACCGCCGATGTCGTGCTAATTATTGGCGCAAATGATGTGGTTAACCCTGCGGCCAAAAATGATCCAGCCAGCCCGATTTACGGCATGCCCATTTTAGAGGCATATAAAGCAAAAACCGTGATGGTTGTGAAACGCTCAATGAACGCAGGCTATGCCGGGCTGGATAACGATCTGTTCTATATGGACAGAACCATGATGGTCTTTGGCGACGCTAAAAAGGTGGTTGAACAGATGTTGCAAGCGGTGCATTAA
- a CDS encoding dicarboxylate/amino acid:cation symporter, producing the protein MQSKNLTLFIVLAMVLGIICGYAVNQYADNSASLASFASYISLLSDIFLRLIKMIIAPLVFSTLVVGIARMGDSGAIGRIGLKTMGWFMFMSLTSLVLGLVMVTLLEPGVGLNLALPAAGTESGIVKGAMNLKDFLHHAFPTSIFDAMAKNEILQIVVFSIFFGVAGAALGERATPLIDVIDVVAHVMLKITTYIMNFAPVAVFAAMAAVIAKEGIEVLAVYGKFVAGFYASIFVLWCVITLLGFLFLKTRVFGLLRRIRGAILLAFTTASSEAAYPQTLEQLEKFGCNKKISSFVLPIGYSFNLDGSMMYCTFATLFIAQAYGIELTLMQKIMMLLILMLTSKGMAGVPRASLVVIAATLSQFNIPEAGLLLILGVDHFLDMGRSATNVLGNAVATGVVCKWENELGAEQDVLPEEAEPEVAAQPAPVLDKPATV; encoded by the coding sequence ATGCAGTCTAAAAATTTAACCTTGTTTATCGTCCTAGCCATGGTGCTGGGGATTATTTGCGGCTATGCGGTGAATCAATATGCGGATAATTCCGCATCACTGGCCTCTTTTGCCTCTTATATATCGCTGCTCAGCGATATTTTTCTGCGCCTAATTAAAATGATTATTGCCCCGCTGGTGTTCTCAACACTGGTGGTCGGTATTGCCAGAATGGGCGATAGCGGTGCCATTGGCCGGATTGGTTTAAAGACCATGGGCTGGTTTATGTTTATGTCGCTTACGTCATTGGTGTTGGGTTTGGTGATGGTGACGTTGCTGGAGCCGGGAGTGGGGCTGAATCTGGCCTTGCCAGCGGCAGGCACAGAGAGTGGCATCGTGAAAGGTGCAATGAATTTAAAAGACTTTTTGCACCACGCCTTCCCAACCAGCATCTTTGATGCAATGGCTAAGAATGAAATTCTGCAGATCGTTGTGTTCTCTATATTCTTTGGTGTAGCGGGCGCGGCTTTGGGTGAGCGTGCCACACCATTGATTGATGTGATCGATGTGGTTGCCCATGTCATGCTGAAGATCACCACTTACATCATGAATTTTGCACCCGTGGCCGTCTTTGCCGCGATGGCTGCCGTGATTGCCAAGGAAGGGATTGAAGTGCTGGCGGTGTATGGCAAATTTGTAGCCGGTTTTTACGCAAGCATTTTTGTGCTCTGGTGCGTGATTACGTTGCTGGGTTTCTTATTCCTTAAAACACGCGTGTTTGGCTTATTACGCCGCATCCGTGGTGCTATCTTGCTGGCCTTTACCACCGCAAGCAGTGAAGCGGCTTATCCGCAAACGCTGGAGCAACTGGAAAAATTTGGCTGTAATAAGAAAATCTCCAGCTTTGTATTGCCGATTGGTTACTCGTTCAACCTTGATGGCTCGATGATGTATTGCACTTTTGCCACGCTGTTTATTGCTCAGGCCTATGGTATTGAGCTGACGCTGATGCAAAAAATCATGATGCTGCTGATTCTGATGCTCACCTCAAAAGGCATGGCTGGCGTGCCGCGTGCCTCTTTGGTGGTGATTGCCGCAACCCTGTCACAGTTTAATATCCCTGAAGCGGGCCTCTTGCTGATTTTGGGCGTGGATCATTTCTTAGATATGGGCCGCTCTGCCACCAATGTACTCGGCAATGCCGTGGCCACCGGTGTGGTTTGCAAATGGGAAAACGAGCTGGGCGCGGAGCAGGATGTCCTGCCGGAAGAGGCAGAGCCAGAAGTTGCTGCTCAGCCCGCTCCTGTTTTGGATAAACCTGCGACGGTTTGA
- a CDS encoding SRPBCC family protein, whose protein sequence is MRHKLLLSVLLALPLTAGAAQGIDMNALTDQVRMLDQSKADQAGKTFLAATLMNASVQKVCAVIQNYADYPSFMPNVAKVKVATAGDDSPVLDMTLHLPLGKVKKYRLKMTPKQGAQQCQLSWKMLPWDGLKTDETIADTSGYWLITPSAANPAKTVVKYFVFTDPGPVPMGLGWIVDSLSKDSIPKMLDALRNKLK, encoded by the coding sequence ATGCGTCATAAATTATTGCTGAGTGTGTTATTAGCACTGCCCCTTACCGCAGGCGCGGCGCAGGGGATTGATATGAATGCTTTAACTGACCAAGTGAGGATGCTTGATCAGAGCAAGGCGGATCAGGCCGGTAAAACCTTTCTGGCCGCTACGCTAATGAATGCGTCCGTGCAAAAAGTATGCGCGGTCATTCAGAATTATGCCGATTACCCAAGCTTTATGCCTAATGTAGCTAAGGTAAAGGTGGCCACAGCTGGGGACGATAGCCCGGTGCTGGATATGACCTTACATTTACCACTGGGTAAGGTTAAAAAATATCGTTTAAAGATGACACCAAAGCAGGGCGCTCAACAATGCCAGCTTTCATGGAAAATGTTGCCGTGGGATGGCTTAAAAACGGATGAAACCATTGCCGATACTTCTGGCTATTGGCTTATTACGCCGTCTGCTGCTAATCCGGCCAAAACGGTGGTTAAATACTTTGTATTCACCGATCCGGGCCCGGTGCCGATGGGCTTGGGCTGGATTGTGGATAGCTTAAGCAAAGACAGTATTCCCAAAATGCTGGATGCCCTCAGAAATAAACTGAAGTAA
- a CDS encoding dual specificity protein phosphatase family protein translates to MMLNAVLKLLVLMCLAMPACAAEPARKAEWAVPVEQSANLFRVTPQFYRSAQLDTKDVALIQSLGVKTVVSLRAFHSDQKILKGTGLKSIRVPMNTWDIDDKEVIAALRAIKYAEGPVLLHCLHGADRTGLISAMYRILYQGWSKEQALDELMHGAYGYHSMWTNIPKYLNTVDIEKIRLAVEK, encoded by the coding sequence ATGATGTTGAATGCGGTATTAAAATTATTAGTATTGATGTGTTTAGCCATGCCAGCTTGTGCAGCAGAGCCAGCACGTAAGGCCGAATGGGCCGTTCCTGTTGAGCAATCGGCTAATTTATTCAGAGTAACCCCACAGTTTTATCGTAGCGCGCAGCTGGATACTAAAGATGTGGCGCTGATTCAGTCTTTAGGCGTGAAGACGGTGGTGAGTTTGCGTGCCTTTCATTCAGATCAGAAAATATTGAAAGGCACAGGGCTGAAATCGATTCGTGTGCCGATGAATACTTGGGATATTGATGATAAAGAAGTCATTGCCGCATTGCGGGCCATTAAATATGCAGAAGGGCCGGTTTTATTGCATTGCCTGCATGGCGCGGACCGCACGGGTTTGATTTCGGCAATGTACCGTATTCTTTATCAGGGCTGGAGCAAAGAGCAGGCTTTGGATGAATTAATGCATGGTGCTTATGGCTATCACTCAATGTGGACCAATATTCCAAAGTATTTAAATACTGTCGATATCGAAAAAATACGCCTTGCGGTTGAAAAATAG
- the mdtH gene encoding multidrug efflux MFS transporter MdtH, with amino-acid sequence MAGAERARRLGRRFIMLDNMLGVCGFFLVFPLISLHFVDQLGWAAAAVGLALGIRQLSQQGLGLLGGSLADRFGARPLIVSGMLLRAAGFAVMAMATHPSILIFSCVLSGLGGTLFDPPRSALIIKLTRPHERNRFYSLLMMQESAGAMLGALLGSWLLAFDFFWVGMGGSAVFVLVALLNAMFLPAYRVAAKRTAAITAIRVVLADKPFLFFVFTLSGYYVLCVQIMLLLPVVIKQLAGTAQAVGWMYSLDAVLALCLLYPLARLGERYFSLQVRVLAGITLMTASMAAMALVTGIVGAFVVLTFFYLGTLITEPAREALLASFAQSEARASYMGMGRMGLAVGGLFGYTGGGFLLDHARSLNMPSLPWLVLALIGSATLLGLFKQFFPSRKILSHWLKAQSA; translated from the coding sequence ATGGCTGGGGCAGAGCGGGCAAGGCGGCTGGGACGACGTTTTATTATGCTGGACAATATGCTGGGTGTTTGTGGGTTTTTTCTGGTTTTCCCACTGATTAGTCTGCATTTTGTTGATCAACTTGGCTGGGCCGCTGCAGCAGTGGGGCTGGCTTTAGGCATTAGGCAATTGTCGCAGCAGGGTTTGGGCCTGCTTGGTGGCTCTTTAGCGGATCGCTTTGGGGCTAGGCCATTGATTGTGTCGGGTATGTTGCTGCGTGCAGCGGGTTTTGCGGTCATGGCCATGGCGACTCACCCTAGTATTCTGATTTTTTCCTGTGTCTTATCGGGCCTTGGTGGCACTTTATTTGATCCGCCAAGGAGCGCGCTGATTATCAAATTAACCCGCCCGCATGAACGCAACCGCTTTTATTCCTTACTGATGATGCAGGAAAGCGCAGGTGCCATGCTTGGGGCTTTATTGGGCTCGTGGCTGCTGGCGTTTGATTTTTTCTGGGTAGGTATGGGCGGTTCGGCCGTCTTTGTGCTGGTGGCGCTGTTGAATGCCATGTTTTTGCCCGCTTACAGGGTGGCCGCCAAAAGAACCGCAGCAATAACGGCGATTCGTGTTGTTTTGGCCGATAAACCTTTTCTTTTTTTTGTGTTTACCTTAAGCGGCTATTACGTGCTCTGTGTGCAAATTATGCTGCTGCTGCCGGTTGTGATCAAACAGCTGGCTGGCACAGCGCAGGCGGTAGGCTGGATGTATAGCCTTGATGCTGTGCTTGCACTTTGCTTACTATATCCTTTGGCTCGTTTAGGAGAGCGCTACTTTAGTTTGCAAGTCCGCGTATTGGCGGGCATTACGCTGATGACGGCCAGTATGGCCGCAATGGCTTTGGTCACTGGCATTGTGGGGGCGTTTGTGGTGCTGACGTTTTTTTATCTGGGCACTTTAATTACCGAGCCCGCCAGGGAAGCGCTATTGGCAAGCTTTGCTCAATCAGAAGCGCGTGCCAGTTATATGGGCATGGGACGTATGGGTTTGGCTGTAGGCGGGCTGTTTGGCTATACCGGCGGTGGTTTTTTGCTGGATCATGCACGTAGCTTAAATATGCCGAGTTTGCCTTGGTTGGTGCTGGCTCTGATCGGAAGTGCAACGCTTCTGGGCTTGTTTAAACAGTTTTTTCCCTCCCGTAAAATACTGAGTCACTGGCTGAAAGCCCAGTCTGCATAA